The genome window ACGCCGCCGCCCGCCATGACGCCGGCCACGACAGTAATGGCAAGCGGCAGCGCGCCACGCTTCGACTACGGCGCCGCGCTGGCGAACGCCGACGCCGACGTGATCGGCATCATCGGCGCCTCCTTCCTGGCCGGCTTGCCGGAGCAGCTGGCCGCCTTGCGCGCAGCCCTGCAGGCGGACGACCGGCCCACCGCGAGCCGGCAGGCACATACCCTGGCCGGCTTGCTGGCCAACTTCCATGCCATCCCCGCCGTCGCAATCGCCGCCGCCATCGAGCGCGAAGCGGCACAGGCTCCGCAGGCGGCATTGCTGGCGCGGCTCGCTGCGCTGGAGGAACAGTTGCGGCTGTTCATGCAGGAAACGGACGCGGCCATCCAGGCGACAGGCGGGACGCTGCACGCATCCGGGCAAACTTGATGTAGATCATAATTTTTTGAACAAGCTCTTGCTATCCTGTAAAAAAATGACAGGAGTGCTGAATGAGCAAGACGCAGCCGAGCAATGCGGAACAAACCGTTGAACATGAGCGCCTGGGCAGCGCCTGGCAAGGCGTGCCAGCGCCCGACTATCCGGAGAGCGCGCCGGAAGGCGCCACCCTGGACCTGCTGCTGAACGCCTGGCTGGGCAAGTTCACGGGCGGCATTTCGCCGGCCGCGCTGGGCAACGCCTATGCCGACTGGCTCAGCCACCTGGCGCTGGCGCCATCGAAGCAGCTGACCCTGCTGCAGGAAGCGTGGAAGAAGATCGGCCGCTGGCAGCAGTACGCGTTGCAATCGGCGCTGCAGCCGGCGCAGAGCGGCAGCGCCAGTGCGCCGCCGTGCATCGCCCCGCTGCCGCAGGACCGGCGCTTCGAGGACCCGGCCTGGCAGCGCTGGCCGTACAACCTGGCCTACCAGGGCTTCTTGCTGCAGCAGCAGTGGTGGCACCGCGCCACCACGGGCGTGCGCGGCGTCTCGCCGCACCACGAAGATGTCGTCACGTTCACCGTGCGCCAGTGGCTCGACATGCTGGCGCCGTCGAACTTCCTGCTGACCAATCCCGTGGTGCAGCAGGCAACCCTGGCGAGCGGTGGCGCCAACCTGGCGAACGGCGCGCAGCACCTGGCCGACGACTGGCGCCGCGCCGCCATGGGCGCGCATGCGCCCGATGCGCGCAGCTACAAGGCAGGCGAGAACGTGGCCGTCACGCCCGGCAAGGTGGTCTACCGCAACGACTTGATCGAATTGATCCAGTACGCCCCCGCGACAGCGACCGTGCATGCCACGCCGCTGCTGTTCGTGCCGGCCTGGATCATGAAGTACTACATCCTCGACCTGTCGCCGCGCAATTCGCTGGTGCGCTACCTGGTGGACCAGGGCCACACGGTGTTCATGATTTCCTGGAAAAATCCGCAGGAAGAAGACCGCGAGCTGTCGCTGGAAGACTACCGCCAGCTGGGCGTGATGGACGCGCTCGACGCCGTTGCCCGCATCACGGGCGCGCCACAGGTGCACGCGGCCGGCTACTGCCTGGGCGGCACCCTGCTGGCGATCGCCGCCGCCAGCATGGCGCGCGACGGCGATGCGCGTCTGGCCAGCCTCACCATGCTGGCCTCGCAGGTCGACTTCAAGGAACCGGGCGAACTGTCGCTGTTCATCGACGACAGCCAGGTCAGCTTCCTGGAAGCGGCCATGTGGAAGCAGGGCTATCTCGATACGAAGCAGATGGCGGGCGCCTTCCAGCTGCTGCGTTCGAACGACCTGATCTGGTCGCGCCGGCTGCGCCATTACCTGCTCGGCCTCGATGAGCAGGACAGCGACCTGATGGCCTGGAATGCGGATGCCACGCGCATGCCCTGCCGCATGCATTCGGAATACCTCCGCCGTCTGTTCCTGCACAACGACCTGGCCGAAGGGCGCTACCGCACGGCAGGCCGGCACATCGCCCTGCCCGACATCGATGCCCCCATCTTTGCCGTCGGCACCCTGACGGACCACGTGGCGCCATGGCGCTCCGTGTATAAACTGCAGCTGCTGACCGATACCGACGTCACCTTCCTGCTCACCTCGGGCGGCCACAATGCGGGCGTGGTCTCGCCGCCGGGCCAGGCGCGCCGCAGCTACCAGCTGGCCACGCACTCCCACGATGCGCCCTACATCGACGCGGACAGCTGGCAGCGCGACGTGCCGCACCACGACGGTTCCTGGTGGCCCGCCTGGCAAGCCTGGCTGGCGGAGCGCTCGGGCGCGCAGGTGGCGCCGCCGGCCATGGGGCCCGACCTGGGCGACGCGCCGGGCAACTACGTGCTGCAGACTTGACAACCGACTTCCGACAACCGAGGAAAACGCCATGCCCTACACTACCCTGCTGGTCCACGTCGACAATTCCCGCCACTGCGCCCAGCGCATCCGCCTGGCCGTGCGCCTGGCCGTCGCCGAAGGCGCGCACCTGATCGGTTCGGCCATGAGCGGCATCTCGCGCTATGCGTATGGCGGCGGCGTCAACGCGCTGCAGTTTGCGCCGGCGCAGATGCAGGCGCTGCGCAGCCAGGCCAGCGAGGCCTTGCACGACTTCGAGCGCATCGCCCGCGAAGAAGGCCTGGGCACCTACGAAACGCGCTTCGTCGACGACGATGCGCAAGGCGCGCTGCTGCTGCAGGCGCGCTATTGCGACTTGCTGATCCTCGGCCAGACGGACGCGCAGGATACGCCCTCGCGCGTCATCGCCGGCACGCCCGAATACCTGATGCTCCATTGCGGCCGGCCCGTGCTGATGGTGCCGCACGCGCCGTCCGCCGCGCTATCGGGCAGCGCGCAGCAT of Janthinobacterium sp. PAMC25594 contains these proteins:
- a CDS encoding alpha/beta hydrolase codes for the protein MSKTQPSNAEQTVEHERLGSAWQGVPAPDYPESAPEGATLDLLLNAWLGKFTGGISPAALGNAYADWLSHLALAPSKQLTLLQEAWKKIGRWQQYALQSALQPAQSGSASAPPCIAPLPQDRRFEDPAWQRWPYNLAYQGFLLQQQWWHRATTGVRGVSPHHEDVVTFTVRQWLDMLAPSNFLLTNPVVQQATLASGGANLANGAQHLADDWRRAAMGAHAPDARSYKAGENVAVTPGKVVYRNDLIELIQYAPATATVHATPLLFVPAWIMKYYILDLSPRNSLVRYLVDQGHTVFMISWKNPQEEDRELSLEDYRQLGVMDALDAVARITGAPQVHAAGYCLGGTLLAIAAASMARDGDARLASLTMLASQVDFKEPGELSLFIDDSQVSFLEAAMWKQGYLDTKQMAGAFQLLRSNDLIWSRRLRHYLLGLDEQDSDLMAWNADATRMPCRMHSEYLRRLFLHNDLAEGRYRTAGRHIALPDIDAPIFAVGTLTDHVAPWRSVYKLQLLTDTDVTFLLTSGGHNAGVVSPPGQARRSYQLATHSHDAPYIDADSWQRDVPHHDGSWWPAWQAWLAERSGAQVAPPAMGPDLGDAPGNYVLQT
- a CDS encoding universal stress protein, whose protein sequence is MPYTTLLVHVDNSRHCAQRIRLAVRLAVAEGAHLIGSAMSGISRYAYGGGVNALQFAPAQMQALRSQASEALHDFERIAREEGLGTYETRFVDDDAQGALLLQARYCDLLILGQTDAQDTPSRVIAGTPEYLMLHCGRPVLMVPHAPSAALSGSAQHPLLAWNGSAEALRAITDALPLLQRARQVTLAVVNSHAQPAAHGEQPGADLALYLARHGVNVEVLQHDTPPGQDVGAALLAMAAQRQCDLIVMGCYGHMRLREALLGGVTRTVLQDMTLPVLVSH